TCAAAGAGAAATAGTTGAATGATAGAACCTGTTGAATATTAGGATTATGGAATAGGTTTACTAGACCTCGAGCTttcattagtattttatttttgaaaacctCAGGTGGCTAAATTGCAGTTGAAACGAGTTTTTCATGGTTTCAGACTTTCAGTTATGGAATTTTGGTGTTAGAGGGTAGATTTGTCATTTCACACCCTTTTGTGCTTGGACTGCAGTCGGTAGTTTATTTTGCTACAGTTTGGGGCTGGATGGGATGATTAAAAGGACGGTTAAGCCCCTGGATTTTCTTCCCCTTCGGAATTTGGTGGTATAGTCATACCCAACCGATTAGTTACACTTACACCACTTTACACTGACTCTGTTTCATAACTACTTTAGGAATTTTGGAATTGAACTTAAAAACAGTATACCACCAATTTTGGTTTCTCATAATTCACTATGTTTCCAAAATTATGTATGAGTGTAAAGTGTTGATTGAAAATGTAATATatcaagaaataataatagtattataaagtcATTACCTTGTGCTTTTTACAATTTCGTGACATTTATAGGCACTTGTATTTTTCCACGTTGACTTTGTTATCTTGCATAAAGTACTGGAAAATTATTGTCAAgtctttacttttattatcttCCTTTAACTTTCATGATTCAGCCTTCTGCATGATTGTATCACTGTTGGGTAGCTGATCTCGGTGTGTTCTTAGTTTGATAACATTAGCTCAATGTCTTAGATATTTTGTACAGAATTGTTTTTTTGATCAAATCTGCTTTATTTGATCCTCCGGCATTATTTGTGATGGTCAACTATGTAGTGGATGTATAGGTCAATCATTTTGATTTGTGatattaactaatttttttctattatggCAGCCTATTGAATCTTGTTATATTGCCCGGCCATTATTGGGCGGAGTATCAAGAGTCACTCCTGAACACATCATGGGAAACAGTGAAGAAGGGAAGGGTACCAAGCTGGAAAAATCAACTCCACCTGCAGTGGTGAGTATATATAGTAGAGTAACTGTTATTGCTGCAGCCCGTCGTGTAATGCTTCTATAAAGAAGGATCAAAGCATTTTATACAGATATGCTCGAGCCAGCTAGCTTTATTTGCTGTTTCCTTTTTCCTGAGGAGATTTAAATTGGTTTCCAATTGGCAGGATCAGAATAACATGCATATGTATCCTGACTGGGCAGCAATGCAGGTTAGTCTTCACAAATTTTCATGTACACAAAAAAACAGGTgcaatagaaaaaataatcaagcTCTTTGTTAATGGTTATTGTGGATGTTTATCTATCAGGCTTACTATGGTCCCCGATTTGCTGTTCCACCATATATGAACTCGGCTGTAGCTTCTCCGCATGCACCACCCCCCTATATGTGGGGCCCACCACAGGTATTGCAGTTTTTCTAAGAATTGAATTGGTCTTATATCATAGTATCATACACTAGTGTGTTTGGAATATGTATAAAGCTCATAACACCAAATTGGTTTTCTCAGTCGTTGATCCCTCCTTATGGAGCACCATATGCTGCTTTCTATACTCATGGAGGAGTTTACCCACATCCCGGAGTTCCTATAGTAAGCTTTAAGCGAACAAGAGCTACTCCCTTTGAAGCTTCTACTGAAAAATTGTTTGTTAGCATTACGATATAATTAACACATACTCCGTATGTGCTTTTACGTGTAGGCTGGTACTGCTATGAGCGTGGAAACGCCAGCCAAGTCATCAGGGAATACAGATGGAGTCGTCgtgaagaaattgaaagaaTTTGATGGGCTTGCTATATCAATATGCAATGGAAATGGTGATGGTACTGAAAATGGAACTGAGCAAAGACAGTCAACAGACAGGTTTGTGGAGTTCAAGGGCCGCAATGAACCTTAAATTacttagtagtactacttaacATAGGCCATAATTCTGTAGttgaaattaagaaatgaatttttatggttttctgattattttgattaatgtATTACCTAAAATGCTCAAATTTGGTTATATGGACAGCGATGAGACTGGTGGTTCCAGTGATGGAAGTAATGGAGTCGCACCCGGCCGGGTAAGGGATCTATCTTACTAGATGAGAGTTTTCCTGTTCTTTTGTTATATGCTAGTTGCGTGTTGTCTTAAATGCATTgcttataattttattctgTTTTGTTTACAGGCTAATCAGAATGgaaagaagagaaatggaCAAGGATCTCCGAAGAAAGGTAAAGCTTTTTTCGTCATCATTGTTAATGTACAGAGCTAATTGTACATATTTTGAGTATGTCAAGCCTGTGAGCCTCGCAGCTTTCAACCACAAAATGCACGAGCATACCAAATCTATTTGCTAAACCTGCTATAATGTGTTCTcagtttattttgatttgatctgTTGTATTTGATGCTTTTAATCAGAAGATGGGAAGGCTCCTGAAAGCAGTTTAGCTCCTCTTGTCGATGTTAGCCAAGCTTCTGGGAAGATGATGGATGTGATTCCTCCTGCTAATAAGCCAGTGAAAGCTATGAACATCGCATTGGAAGTCAAG
The sequence above is drawn from the Salvia hispanica cultivar TCC Black 2014 unplaced genomic scaffold, UniMelb_Shisp_WGS_1.0 HiC_scaffold_1025, whole genome shotgun sequence genome and encodes:
- the LOC125197844 gene encoding common plant regulatory factor 1-like isoform X2, with protein sequence MLSFCKHKLAVQISISPPKLRINISPVGSLFCYSLGLDGMIKRTVKPLDFLPLRNLVPIESCYIARPLLGGVSRVTPEHIMGNSEEGKGTKLEKSTPPAVDQNNMHMYPDWAAMQAYYGPRFAVPPYMNSAVASPHAPPPYMWGPPQSLIPPYGAPYAAFYTHGGVYPHPGVPIAGTAMSVETPAKSSGNTDGVVVKKLKEFDGLAISICNGNGDGTENGTEQRQSTDSDETGGSSDGSNGVAPGRANQNGKKRNGQGSPKKDGKAPESSLAPLVDVSQASGKMMDVIPPANKPVKAMNIALEVKEPSLSAISSPASVPLHSIPNENWMQNERELKRERRKQSNRESARRSRLRKQAETEELAVKVQALTSENMTLKSRIHKLMESSGKLKLENAALIEKLKETQLGLREEANPHNIDDLRLKPVSTVNLLARVNNSDSSDNRNEDSSDSYDNSSRHGAKLRQLLDSSPRTDAVVAG
- the LOC125197844 gene encoding common plant regulatory factor 1-like isoform X1; the encoded protein is MLSFCKHKLAVQISISPPKLRINISPVGSLFCYSLGLDGMIKRTVKPLDFLPLRNLVPIESCYIARPLLGGVSRVTPEHIMGNSEEGKGTKLEKSTPPAVDQNNMHMYPDWAAMQAYYGPRFAVPPYMNSAVASPHAPPPYMWGPPQSLIPPYGAPYAAFYTHGGVYPHPGVPIAGTAMSVETPAKSSGNTDGVVVKKLKEFDGLAISICNGNGDGTENGTEQRQSTDSDETGGSSDGSNGVAPGRANQNGKKRNGQGSPKKEDGKAPESSLAPLVDVSQASGKMMDVIPPANKPVKAMNIALEVKEPSLSAISSPASVPLHSIPNENWMQNERELKRERRKQSNRESARRSRLRKQAETEELAVKVQALTSENMTLKSRIHKLMESSGKLKLENAALIEKLKETQLGLREEANPHNIDDLRLKPVSTVNLLARVNNSDSSDNRNEDSSDSYDNSSRHGAKLRQLLDSSPRTDAVVAG
- the LOC125197844 gene encoding common plant regulatory factor 1-like isoform X3: MGNSEEGKGTKLEKSTPPAVDQNNMHMYPDWAAMQAYYGPRFAVPPYMNSAVASPHAPPPYMWGPPQSLIPPYGAPYAAFYTHGGVYPHPGVPIAGTAMSVETPAKSSGNTDGVVVKKLKEFDGLAISICNGNGDGTENGTEQRQSTDSDETGGSSDGSNGVAPGRANQNGKKRNGQGSPKKEDGKAPESSLAPLVDVSQASGKMMDVIPPANKPVKAMNIALEVKEPSLSAISSPASVPLHSIPNENWMQNERELKRERRKQSNRESARRSRLRKQAETEELAVKVQALTSENMTLKSRIHKLMESSGKLKLENAALIEKLKETQLGLREEANPHNIDDLRLKPVSTVNLLARVNNSDSSDNRNEDSSDSYDNSSRHGAKLRQLLDSSPRTDAVVAG